The following are encoded in a window of Ranitomeya variabilis isolate aRanVar5 chromosome 6, aRanVar5.hap1, whole genome shotgun sequence genomic DNA:
- the TOP1MT gene encoding DNA topoisomerase I, mitochondrial isoform X2, producing MEVGQAASSEKLIQENFVSCTSEQFLDSARNSECAMKTHHPAEEDGLPVTTSSIDENNNVLQEESENRQSEISENEPDKDQALASSRISEHKSDAQQLNHLPDNLPFESINGEKDHEDLPKDHRDQAGESRSSRISEHKSDAQQLNHLPDDLPVESTNGENDHKDLPKDHRDHTGESRSSGISENDSGTKALKEKENRAEKMGHVSKKRDQHGRADKKLKEHNEEVKKKDHHERKEKEDREKSKTREKVKVKVKETEDKDEDQKTRSDVPKKSKTQENVKGKVKETEDKDRDQKARSDVPKKSKQSDEKLKDSSKSKEGHSRKSKKEHQIKKETRDTEALPKENGSVLKMTLVDLDLFDDKKQKSKSKSRDKKGSDEKQDKQKKGDDKDSKRQSECEREETKGIKREVEESQREEDSKAGHKKAKQDPEKDQTTQKEEKGKTRSKKRKNVDGEDETKAKKTKEEESKWKWWEEKNYEDGVKWKFLEHRGPYFAPGYEPLPDDVRFLYDGEPMKLSLAAEEVATFYGKMLDHEYTTKEIFQKNFFTDWKTQMSKEEKKTIKQLYKCDFSEIHKYFYDKNEARKALPKEEKQKLKEETNKIQEEYGYCTLDGHREKIGNFKIEPPGLFRGRGDHPKMGMLKLRIKPEDVIINCSKDAKIPEPPPGHKWKEVRFDNAVTWLASWTENIQGSIKYIMLNPSSKLKGEKDWQKYEMARRLKSVVAQIRSQYRLDWKSREMKKRQRAVALYFIDKLALRAGNEKEEGETADTVGCCSLRVEHIQLYPEMDGQHYVVEFDFLGKDSIRYYNKVPVEKEVFKNLKRFMENKNPDDDLFDRLNTSNLNKHLQDLMDGLTAKVFRTYNASITLQDQLKALTNEEDNVAAKILSYNRANRAVALLCNHQRALPKTFEKSMQNLQAKIDAKELQVKEAKKELKKAKADHKAKNLDRTKKEMEKKKKQRERLEEQLMKLKLQATDKEENKQIALGTSKLNYLDPRITVAWCKKYGVPIEKIYNKTQREKFAWAIDMTNEDFEF from the exons GCTGCCAGTCACAACCTCCAGCATAGATGAAAACAACAACGTACTGCAAGAGGAATCTGAAAATAG GCAGAGTGAAATCTCGGAGAATGAACCTGACAAGGATCAAGCG TTGGCGTCTTCTAGGATTTCGGAGCACAAAAGTGATGCTCAACAACTCAACCACTTACCTGATAATCTGCCCTTCGAGAGCATTAATGGAGAAAAAGATCACGAGGATCTACCAAAGGATCACAGAGATCAGGCCGGGGAGTCACGTAGCTCTAGGATTTCTGAGCACAAAAGTGATGCCCAACAACTCAACCACTTACCTGATGATCTGCCTGTTGAGAGCACTAATGGAGAAAATGATCACAAGGATCTACCAAAGGATCACAGAGATCATACTGGGGAGTCGCGTAGCTCTGGGATTTCTGAAAATGACAGCGGCACCAAAGCCCTCAAGGAAAAAGAGAACCGTGCTGAGAAAATGGGACACGTGTCTAAGAAAAGGGATCAGCATGGAAGAGCAGACAAAAAGCTCAAGGAGCATAATGAAGAAGTAAAGAAAAAGGATCATCATGAGAGAAAAGAGAAGGAGGATCGCGAAAAGAGCAAAACACGGGAGAAAGTGAAGGTTAAGGTAAAGGAGACTGAGGATAAAGACGAGGACCAGAAGACAAGGAGCGACGTTCCCAAGAAGAGCAAAACACAGGAGAACGTGAAGGGTAAGGTAAAGGAGACTGAGGATAAAGACAGGGACCAGAAGGCAAGGAGCGACGTCCCCAAGAAGAGCAAACAGAGTGATGAAAAGCTCAAAGACTCATCCAAATCTAAGGAGGGCCACTCACGAAAAAGCAAAAAAGAACATCAGATAAAAAAGGAGACCCGAGACACCGAGGCACTTCCAAAAGAGAACGGAAGTGTCCTGAAGATGACCCTGGTGGACCTGGATCTATTCGACGACAAGAAGCAGAAGTCCAAGAGCAAGTCCCGGGATAAGAAGGGATCTGACGAAAAGCAGGACAAGCAGAAAAAGGGCGATGATAAAGACTCCAAAAGACAAAGCGAATGTGAAAGGGAGGAAACTAAAGGAATAAAGAGGGAAGTGGAAGAATCGCAGAGAGAGGAGGACTCCAAGGCCGGCCACAAGAAGGCAAAGCAGGATCCTGAGAAGGATCAGACGACCCAGAAGGAGGAGAAAGGAAAAACGAGGAGCAAAAAGAGGAAGAATGTGGACGGGGAGGACGAAACCAAAGCCAAGAAGACGAAGGAAGAAGAGTCCAAGTGGAAATG GTGGGAGGAGAAGAATTATGAGGACGGCGTGAAATGGAAGTTTCTGGAGCATCGAGGACCGTACTTCGCTCCAGGGTACGAGCCGCTGCCAGACGACGTGCGCTTTCTGTACGATG GAGAGCCCATGAAGCTGAGCCTGGCAGCTGAGGAAGTGGCCACCTTCTATGGGAAGATGCTGGATCACGAATACACCACAAAGGAGATATTCCAGAAGAACTTCTTCACCGACTGGAAAACA CAAATGAGCAAAGAAGAGAAGAAGACCATAAAGCAGCTGTACAAGTGCGACTTCTCCGAGATACACAAGTATTTCTATGATAAGAACGAGGCTCGGAAAGCTTTACCCAAAGAGGAGAAGCAG AAATTGAAAGAAGAGACGAATAAGATTCAGGAGGAGTATGGGTATTGCACCCTGGACGGGCATCGAGAGAAGATTGGAAACTTCAAGATTGAGCCTCCCGGACTGTTCCGAGGCCGCGGAGATCACCCCAAAATGGGAATGTTAAAGCTGCGGATAAAgccagaggacgtcatcataaactGCAGCAA AGATGCCAAGATCCCGGAGCCTCCCCCCGGTCACAAGTGGAAGGAGGTGCGCTTCGACAACGCGGTCACCTGGCTGGCATCCTGGACGGAGAACATTCAGGGATCCATCAAGTACATTATGCTGAATCCAAGCTCAAAACTGAAG GGGGAGAAGGACTGGCAGAAATACGAGATGGCGCGTCGCCTGAAGAGCGTGGTCGCTCAGATCCGATCCCAGTATCGCCTGGACTGGAAATCCCGAGAGATGAAGAAGCGGCAGAGAGCGGTGGCGCTGTATTTCATTGATAAG CTGGCCCTTAGAGCGGGCAATGAGAAGGAGGAGGGCGAGACTGCGGACACGGTGGGCTGCTGCTCCTTGAGGGTGGAGCACATCCAGCTGTACCCGGAGATGGACGGCCAGCACTACGTGGTGGAGTTTGACTTCTTGGGAAAAGATTCAATCCGATATTACAACAAGGTCCCCGTGGAGAAGGAG GTGTTCAAGAACCTGAAGCGTTTTATGGAGAATAAGAACCCGGATGACGACCTGTTTGATAGACTGAAC ACCTCCAATCTTAACAAACACCTCCAAGACCTGATGGACGGACTGACAGCAAAAGTGTTCAGGACGTACAACGCCTCCATTACCCTCCAGGACCAGCTGAAGGCGCTAACGAACG AGGAAGACAACGTCGCAGCCAAGATCCTGTCCTACAACCGTGCAAATCGAGCCGTCGCACTTCTGTGTAACCATCAGAGGGCGCTACCGAAGACCTTTGAAAAATCCATGCAAAATCTACAGGCCAAG ATTGACGCAAAGGAGCTGCAAGTAAAAGAGGCAAAGAAGGAGCTGAAGAAAGCTAAAGCCGACCACAAGGCAAAGAATCTCGACCGCACCAAAAA GGAGatggagaagaagaagaagcaacgcgagaggctggaggagcagctcatgaaactgaagcttcaggcaaccgaCAAGGAGGAGAACAAGCAGATTGCTCTGGGCACGTCCAAGCTTAACTATCTGGACCCGAGGATTACTGTGGCCTG GTGTAAGAAGTACGGCGTGCCCATCGAGAAGATTTACAACAAGACGCAGAGAGAGAAGTTCGCCTGGGCCATCGACATGACCAATGAGGACTTCGAGTTTTAG
- the TOP1MT gene encoding DNA topoisomerase I, mitochondrial isoform X3 — protein sequence MLSNGCRLRVALGTCCTLPPAWRLLTMTTLPARSRKLAVRPWWEEKNYEDGVKWKFLEHRGPYFAPGYEPLPDDVRFLYDGEPMKLSLAAEEVATFYGKMLDHEYTTKEIFQKNFFTDWKTQMSKEEKKTIKQLYKCDFSEIHKYFYDKNEARKALPKEEKQKLKEETNKIQEEYGYCTLDGHREKIGNFKIEPPGLFRGRGDHPKMGMLKLRIKPEDVIINCSKDAKIPEPPPGHKWKEVRFDNAVTWLASWTENIQGSIKYIMLNPSSKLKGEKDWQKYEMARRLKSVVAQIRSQYRLDWKSREMKKRQRAVALYFIDKLALRAGNEKEEGETADTVGCCSLRVEHIQLYPEMDGQHYVVEFDFLGKDSIRYYNKVPVEKEVFKNLKRFMENKNPDDDLFDRLNTSNLNKHLQDLMDGLTAKVFRTYNASITLQDQLKALTNEEDNVAAKILSYNRANRAVALLCNHQRALPKTFEKSMQNLQAKIDAKELQVKEAKKELKKAKADHKAKNLDRTKKEMEKKKKQRERLEEQLMKLKLQATDKEENKQIALGTSKLNYLDPRITVAWCKKYGVPIEKIYNKTQREKFAWAIDMTNEDFEF from the exons ATGCTCAGCAATGGCTGCCGGCTGCGGGTCGCCCTCGGGACCTGCTGCACGCTGCCGCCTGCATGGAGGCTCCTGACTATGACTACGCTGCCGGCGCGGAGCAGAAAGCTGGCGGTCAGACCCTG GTGGGAGGAGAAGAATTATGAGGACGGCGTGAAATGGAAGTTTCTGGAGCATCGAGGACCGTACTTCGCTCCAGGGTACGAGCCGCTGCCAGACGACGTGCGCTTTCTGTACGATG GAGAGCCCATGAAGCTGAGCCTGGCAGCTGAGGAAGTGGCCACCTTCTATGGGAAGATGCTGGATCACGAATACACCACAAAGGAGATATTCCAGAAGAACTTCTTCACCGACTGGAAAACA CAAATGAGCAAAGAAGAGAAGAAGACCATAAAGCAGCTGTACAAGTGCGACTTCTCCGAGATACACAAGTATTTCTATGATAAGAACGAGGCTCGGAAAGCTTTACCCAAAGAGGAGAAGCAG AAATTGAAAGAAGAGACGAATAAGATTCAGGAGGAGTATGGGTATTGCACCCTGGACGGGCATCGAGAGAAGATTGGAAACTTCAAGATTGAGCCTCCCGGACTGTTCCGAGGCCGCGGAGATCACCCCAAAATGGGAATGTTAAAGCTGCGGATAAAgccagaggacgtcatcataaactGCAGCAA AGATGCCAAGATCCCGGAGCCTCCCCCCGGTCACAAGTGGAAGGAGGTGCGCTTCGACAACGCGGTCACCTGGCTGGCATCCTGGACGGAGAACATTCAGGGATCCATCAAGTACATTATGCTGAATCCAAGCTCAAAACTGAAG GGGGAGAAGGACTGGCAGAAATACGAGATGGCGCGTCGCCTGAAGAGCGTGGTCGCTCAGATCCGATCCCAGTATCGCCTGGACTGGAAATCCCGAGAGATGAAGAAGCGGCAGAGAGCGGTGGCGCTGTATTTCATTGATAAG CTGGCCCTTAGAGCGGGCAATGAGAAGGAGGAGGGCGAGACTGCGGACACGGTGGGCTGCTGCTCCTTGAGGGTGGAGCACATCCAGCTGTACCCGGAGATGGACGGCCAGCACTACGTGGTGGAGTTTGACTTCTTGGGAAAAGATTCAATCCGATATTACAACAAGGTCCCCGTGGAGAAGGAG GTGTTCAAGAACCTGAAGCGTTTTATGGAGAATAAGAACCCGGATGACGACCTGTTTGATAGACTGAAC ACCTCCAATCTTAACAAACACCTCCAAGACCTGATGGACGGACTGACAGCAAAAGTGTTCAGGACGTACAACGCCTCCATTACCCTCCAGGACCAGCTGAAGGCGCTAACGAACG AGGAAGACAACGTCGCAGCCAAGATCCTGTCCTACAACCGTGCAAATCGAGCCGTCGCACTTCTGTGTAACCATCAGAGGGCGCTACCGAAGACCTTTGAAAAATCCATGCAAAATCTACAGGCCAAG ATTGACGCAAAGGAGCTGCAAGTAAAAGAGGCAAAGAAGGAGCTGAAGAAAGCTAAAGCCGACCACAAGGCAAAGAATCTCGACCGCACCAAAAA GGAGatggagaagaagaagaagcaacgcgagaggctggaggagcagctcatgaaactgaagcttcaggcaaccgaCAAGGAGGAGAACAAGCAGATTGCTCTGGGCACGTCCAAGCTTAACTATCTGGACCCGAGGATTACTGTGGCCTG GTGTAAGAAGTACGGCGTGCCCATCGAGAAGATTTACAACAAGACGCAGAGAGAGAAGTTCGCCTGGGCCATCGACATGACCAATGAGGACTTCGAGTTTTAG
- the LOC143783110 gene encoding lymphocyte antigen 6E-like produces MAAYTSLLLVAALCAGTVYSLSCYTCNGQSSNTNCMTATNCSSASTYCMTSVVAGGIGSLSGASITKTCASVCTDTGFNAVVVSTSVSCCSTDLCNVSGVSSVRSTYTVLVAALGVLGLLLRRSSL; encoded by the exons ATGGCCGCCTACACAAGCCTCCTGCTGGTCGCTGCCCTCTGTGCTGGCACAG TTTACTCCTTAAGTTGCTACACGTGCAATGGACAAAGCAGCAACACCAACTGCATGACGGCGACCAACTGCTCCTCCGCCAGCACCTACTGCATGACCTCCGTGGTGGCCGGCGGGATCG GGAGTCTCTCCGGTGCCAGCATCACTAAGACGTGTGCCTCAGTCTGCACAGACACTGGGTTTAATGCCGTTGTGGTCTCCACGTCGGTGTCCTGTTGCAGCACGGACCTGTGTAACGTCAGCGGAGTCTCCAGTGTCCGGTCCACCTACACCGTCCTCGTTGCTGCCCTGGGGGTCCTCGGGCTTCTTCTGAGACGCTCCTCCCTGTAA